CCGGACAGGAGAGACGGGGAGAGTACAAAGGCGTGGAAAAAAAGGTGACGAAGCATGCTTTCCTGAGCCGTGCAGCGGGATGGGTGGACCTGCTCAAGGTTCCCAATGGCAATCCGGCGCTGACCGCAGCTCAGTTCGAGGCCTTCTCCAAACAGGTACCGCTTCTTTATTTCATCCTCGCGACGAACATGATCTCGCTCTCCTGGACCCACCTTGGTTCAGCGCCGGATTACCTGGTCGTTTATTTGCCCGCCATTCTCACCACGCTTTTTGCACTCCGATCGCTGATCTGGCTGCGTGGCCGCAATCTCCAGCGCACGCCGCAACAGGCCTATCGCCAGCTCCGGGCCACAAACCTCCTGTCTCTCCCGATCGCCGTCTTCTGCACTGCCTGGTCGATTTCGCTCATACCTTATGGCGACGCCCATCAGCAGGCTCATGTCGCCTTCTTCATGGCGATCACGGTCATCGGCTGCATCTTCTGTCTGATGCACCTGCGCTCGGCCGCCCTGATCGTTACGGTGACGGTCAACTTGCCCTTTTTCGTGGTCATGTGCCTGAGTGGCGAGCCCACCTTCATCGCGACAGGCGTCAACGTGATCCTCGTGACGATGGCGATGATCATGATCCTTGTCTCGCACTATCGCGATTTCCGCCAATTGCACGAGTCTCGCAACGTCCTGATGCTGCAGCAGCAGGCGCTGCAGGAGCAGAACAAGGCCATGCAGGCACTCTCGGATGAAAACCTGCGCCTCGCCAATCTTGACAGTCTGACCCTGCTCGCCAACCGCCGTAGCTTCTTCCAGATGCTGGAGACGACCTTCAGCCGAGCGAGTGCCGCCAGTGGCAAGCTCGCGGTCGGCGTCATCGATCTCGACGGCTTCAAGCCGGTCAATGATCTCTATGGCCACTCGGCAGGCGACAAGGTGCTGATAGAGATCAGCAACCGGCTGTCCACGCTCGCGGACCAGCGCCTCTCCGTCTATCGCCTCGGCGGCGACGAATTCGGCCTCCTGCTCCAGGGGGATGTTGAAGAAGCCGATGCCATGGCGCTCGGTGAAAAGGTTTGCGAACTGATCGCCGAACGCATCAACATCGGCAGCGGCATGGTCCAGGTCACCGGCTCGGTCGGCTTTGCGCTTTATCCCGATGTCGGCCAGACCGGTCAGGAGATCTACGAACTCGCCGACTACGCGCTCTATACCGCAAAGCGGCACCACCGCGCCGGGACGGTTATCTTCAACGCCGTTCAGGCGAACGAACTGAACCGCCAGAAGATTGTTGAGGAAGCACTGGTCGCTGCCGATCTGGAGCAGGAACTCTCGCTCGTTTTCCAGCCGATCACCTGCGTCGACAGCCACGTCAGCATTGGTTTCGAAGCCCTTGCCCGGTGGGAAAGCCCGCGTATCGGTCAGGTCTCGCCGGCCGAATTCATCCCGGTCGCCGAGCATAACGGGCGCATCACGCTGATCACCCGCCTTCTGCTCGAACGCGCACTCGAAGTGTCCTGCCTGTGGCCGGACGACGTCTACCTCTCGTTCAACCTTTCGGCTCACGATCTCAGCTCGCCGGAAAACACCTTGAAGATTGTCTCAATCGTGCTGAAAAGCGGCTTCGACCCGCGCCGGATCAATTTCGAGATCACTGAAACTGCGGTCATGCACGACTTCGAACAGGCGAGCGCCTCGATCCAGATGCTGCGTGAACTGGGCGCCGGCATCTCGCTCGACGATTTCGGCACCGGTTATTCCAGCTTGAACCATGTACACAAGCTGCCGCTCACCAAGATCAAGATCGATGGCAGTTTCGTTCGCAACATCCACACCCGCAGGACCAGCTTCAACATCGTCAAATCGGTGCTGGCGCTCTGTGCCGAGATGGAACTGGAAGCGATCGTCGAGGGTGTAGAGACAGAAGAGGAACTGCGCATCCTCGAAAATCTCGGCGTCCGAGCGGTTCAGGGCTATTACTTCGGGAAGCCGATGGTCGCCGCTGAGGCCATGAAGCTACTGTTGGCGCAACGGCAGGCACGGGCCTCGTAAGCTTCAGCTCGCCCGCACATTGATTTGCGCCTTGAGCTGCCGCACGATCGCGGCATCCGTTCGCCGCGGCATCTCGCTCAAGAAACCGAGTTCGACGAGCCGCCCAGCGCCGACATACGCCCCGCTGCAGGAGGCATGCAGCTCGGTTACTCCGGGGATCGCCAGAAGGCGTGCCGCATTTTCCGGTCGTACGCCACCGCCCGGCATGATCGAGATCCTGCCTGCACTGCGCTTGACCAACCGCGCGATGATGTCGATCCCTTCTTCCGCGTGACGCGCGCCCCCAGACGTCAGAACACGTGAGAAGCCCAGGCTGATGGCGAGATCGAGGGCGCGCTCCATATCCGAGACGACATCGATCGCCCGATGCAGGGTGAGGTCCAGGCCCACCGCTGCGTCGACGAGCTTCCGGTTCACCTGTTGATCGAGGGCGCCGTCGGCAGTCGTGGCCCCTATCACGACACCGGCCAGTCCGGCGTCACGAGCGGCCGCAATATCGGCCTCCATCACCGCCACCTCCGCCTCGGAATAGACGAACCCGCCGGCGCGCGGACGGATCAGGGCAAAGACGGGGATCGGCACCTGCGCAGCAGCGGCCATGAAGCCGCGAGACGGTGTGAGTCCACCCGAACCGAGCGCAGAGCAGAGTTCGATGCGATCCGCGCCACCGGAGACGGCCGCCTGAAGGCCTGCGATATCATCGACGCAGACTTCGAGTAGAGGAGCTGAAGCTTTTTCCTGGGACGTCATGAAATCGATCCCTCAACCCTGTGCTTTTTTCCGTGACTTCCCGTCAAGCAGCCAGAGCAGGCAGACCCCGACAAGACCGGCAATCGAGGCTATGATCGCCGTACCCGCATAGTCGCTGATGCTGGTGCCCAGCGCAAACATCAGCGAGGCCATACCGCCGCTCAGGAAGATGTTGACCGCAATCAGCGAACTGCCGAGACCGGCGCGGTCGGCGATCAGGTTCTGCAGATAGGTGATCGGGATTGCAATGATACCGGCGGCGCCAAGCCCTGCAACCACCGTGAGCAGATAGACATCGACCGGACGGTCGGCGAGACCGAGGAAGACGAGATAGCTGCAATAGATGAGTGCTGCGGTGACCATTGCGAAGAGGATGGAGGTTCGCGCTTCGACCCATCCCCAGAAGAGGATGAAGATGATCTCGAGAAAGGCGACGATCCCGACGATAACGCCGACATCAGCTGGTGTTCCACCCGCCTTGCCGGCAACGATCAGCGGCAGGACGGTGCCATTGGCATGCAGCATGGCCGAGATCAGCGAAATCGCCAGAAGCCGAGGCAGGACGCTTGCCGAGCCGATCTGGCGGATGGAACGGAAGAAGGAATAGTGCTGCCGCTCTCCCTCCTGCACGGGCTTTTGACGATCAAGCCCGAAGACGAAGAGCAGGAGGCAGACGGCAGAAGCGAGGCTCGCGAGCAGAAAGGCCGGCAGCATGCTCGGCTGACCGATCAGAAGAGCACCGACGATTCCGGGTACCAGTACCCAGGAGGCAGAGAGAATGGCCCGGACGGCAGAATTCACCGCCATCAGTTCGCGCACCGCCATGCCGGTGGAAACCGCACGGATATTGGCGAAGATGAGCGAATTGATCGTGCCGAAGACCGGGATCAGGACCAGCGTCGCGATCGCAAACATCACCGGCGTCGGGACCACATAAACCAGCCCGAAACCGACGATGCCGAAGACGGCGGCCAGGATCATCGGCGACCGGAAATGTCCGAGCCGATCCGCAACAATGCCGGCAGTGACGCTGGCCGAAACATTCACCACGGCAGCCAGGAAGATCAGCACAGAATAGACGGCGTCCGACAGTCCGAGTTCCCGGATGCCGATGAGCGACATGTAGGGCGACGTCGCGGCGCCGGAGAAGCCGAAGAAGAAGATTGCGGCCGCACTGACCCGGATCGGCTTGTGGCGATAGACCACCGAAAAGGAGGACAACATGAAGGGAACTATCGGTCTGGAGTTCGTGCCGCCGGAAGGACGGCACGGTGATCATGGTCTCAAGGGAATCGCGTCGAGAAAAAGACCTTTGCCGTATAGCCGAAATCCTTGACGAAGGGATAGCTCGGCTGATGTCGGCGATGGCTGGGCAGGTTCTCGATATCCTGGTTGATCACGCCGTCCGTCAGCGCCATCAGGTTCGGATTGGCGACCGGCGAAAGCTCCGGCGACAGATAGCCTGACTTCACCACCAGCAGCCGCACCTTGGTCGGATCGAGGCCAAGCCGGGTGAAATCCGCGATGTTGTGATAGGGCCGACGCCGCGCGGCAAGCACCAGCGTGATGTCTCCGATCCGCACGACCGCCTGCTGATCGGCAGCGGAGCCGGGATCGTCGAGAAAGACGACAGTTGCCTCCACTTCGACAGGGCCGCTAGCCGGGTCCAGAGACCCGCCGACCATGAGCGTGACCCGCGAACCGACGCCGGCTGTAAAACAGCGTTCGATGGCAGGTCGATCCGTAATACCGGCAATCAGGACGTTATCGATTGACCGCGTCAGAAGCGCCTTCAGCACATCCGCCCGATCGCCGACGCCACCCCCGGTCGGGTTATCGCCGGAGTCGGCGAGGATTATCGGCCGTGTCTCGGTGCTTTCGGCAATATCGAGCATCTCCGCCAGCGGGCCGGTCACGGGACCGAAACGGAAATCCTCGCGCGCATCCCAGTATGACTGCGCGATGGCAGCCGCGACCTTCTCAGCCGCAGCCTTGTCGACCGCCGTGACCACGGCACAGGCCGTGCCGCGCGGTTCGTCGGCCCAGACATAACCCACCATCAGATTGGCGTCCCAGATACCAGGGACTGCATCATGCTCAGGCAACTTCAGATAGAGGCTCCTGGCCGGCTCGTCCTCGGTCGAGGTCCGCTCGCCGGGCAGGAGAACCGGCACCGGCGCCCAGGCGACACCGGGTTTTTCGCCCGTGCGCAACGTGCGGACCAGCATCGACCAGGCCCGCACCATGGTCTCCCGCACATCGATATGCGGCGCCGTGCGATAACCGGCGAAGATGTCCAGCTGATCGACGATCTTCTGGGTGACGTTGCCATGCAGGTCATAGCTTGCCGCCACCGGCACGTCCGGACCGACAACGGCGCGCGCCGCCGAAATCCAGTCGCCCTCGGCATCATCCATGCCTTCCACATTCATCGCGCCATGCATGGCGAGATAGAGCCCGTCGATCGGCAGTGTGGCCTTCAGCTGCTCCAGAAATTCCGCCTTGAACCCCTCGTAAGTGGCGCGCGCCAGAGGCCCACCGGGAACGGCACGAGCATGCAAAAGCGGAAGGTGCTCGACATCCTCGGCATCGAGGAAGTCGAAATACTCATGCGCCAGCAGATCCGGCCCGCGCAGCACACGGAAATCCTCCGGCTGCATCAGGACGGGAGAGGAGGTCGAGCATTCGGTATGGATACCGCCAACGGCAATGCGGAATGTCATGGGACTGGGATCCTCAGTAGCGGGGGCTCAAACGGACGGTGGCGGCAAATCGCAGCCAGTCCTTGTTTTCCTTCGGCGTCCAGGCCGCCTCGGCAATGGCTGGAAGCCGCGGGAAGACGAGGTGGTTGAAGTAGTCGCGGGTCAGGAAGTGTTCGCACCAGATGCAGGCCTGGACACCCCGCATGCGGGCCGCAAGCTCGGTTGGAAACTCGGCGACCGCCTCATAGGCGTAGGTGTGCTTCGGCGGCACGGTGCCGGCCCAGCTCGCACCCGGCTCCTGAAACGCCTCGTCCTGCACCATGTCGAGATAGTAAGCCTGGCCCGGCGTCATGACGACGTCGTAGCCCTGTTCTGCCAGTTCCAGCCCGACCTCCGGCTTCTGCCAGGCCATTAGCACTGTCCCCTTGGGATCGACACCGCCGCCATGACTGACTTCGTCCCAGCCGGCGAGCTTGCGGCCGCGCTCGGCCAGCATCTTCTGGATCCGCTTCATGAAATAGCTCTGTAGCCCGAAGGTCCCCTCGATACCCTCCTGCTCCATCAGTTTCTTGGCGAGTGGCGATGCCATCCAGGTATTGGCCGCCACCTCGTCGCCGCCGATATGGATAAGCATCGAGGGGAACAACTCGACCATTTCGTCGAAAACCTTGCCCAGCACCTCGTAGGTGTATTCGATCGCCGGGTTCAGCGCATTGTTCGGATAGCCCTGAACCGAGCGATAGCTGTCGGGCGCTTCCTGGCCATCGACGAGCTCCGGCAGGGCAACAAGCATGGCCGTGCTGTGGCCGGGAACGTCGATCTCCGGCACCACCTCGACCTGCAGGGCTGCTGCATGGGCAACGATATCGCGCACCTCGTCCTGCGCATAGAAGCCGCCGACCGGTTCGGCCCCGTTGCCAAGCTGCGGCAAGAGCGGCTCGTCGGGTCCGCGCAAAACGCCAAGCGTTGTCAACTGCGGGAAGGCCTTGATTTCGAGACGCCAGGCTTCGTCGTCGGACAGATGCCAGTGGAAGGTGTTCATCCGGAACCAGGCGAGGATGTCGATGAGCCGCTTGACGTCGGCAACGGGGAAGAACTGGCGGGAGACATCGAGATGGCAACCGCGCCAGCCGTAGCGCGGCTTGTCCGCAACGACGCCGGAAGCCGGGAAGCGGAAGGTATCCGGCTGCGTGCGGGCTCCATGCAGCATCTGGGCAAGCAGTGTCAGCGCATATTGCAGGCCGGCGACATCACCATAGGCGAGCGTGATGCCGTCACCCGCAAAGTCCAGCCTATAGGCGGAGACACCAAGGGCCTCGTCCGACTTGAGGGTAATTGCCCGCCCCTGATGAACCGGCGCCAGCGACAGCGGCGCATGGCCGACGGCAAAGAGACGGCAGAACAGACGCAACACGTTTTCGACGGCGCGCAACTCAACCAGCGAGGCACCTTCGGTAGGATAGAGCGCGACAGGGAAACCTTCGCCCGGCACCAGTTCGGCCGACGCCGGCCAGGGCAGCATGGCGAAAGGCTGGGAGACTTTACCCTTAGGCAGGAGGGCCGGCGGTGGCGCGCTGTCACCGCCGCCAAGCATCAGGTCGGCCACCGCAACGGCCGTATGCTGGCCGGTGGAAAGAGTGATGTAGGCGGATTTTGCCCCGTCCGTCCGGTGTTTGGCCGGCCGCCACAGACCGCCGACGCGGAAAGTCCAGGAGGCTCCCGGCTGCAGCACGAAGCCAGCAGGTGGCGCAAACTGGTGGAAATTGGCATTGCGCTTCAGAAAAACGGCATTCTCCAGGATCGGCTCTTGCACGTCTTTCAAGCGGGTGAGTGAGGTGTAGGCCAGCTTGAAATCGGCAAGCGCGACATCGGAGAGATTGACCAGCGTGAAGACGAAGGCGCCGCAGTCGTCGCCCTCCACCGGATGCCACGCATTTTCGAGACGGAACTGAACTTCGTTTGCCATGGGGGAATGCTCCGGGCTTTTCGGTATCAATAGTTGTCGGATTGCGAGAATGTTCGCGCGAGTTCGGCCTGACCGGCCGTCAGGCCACAGTCGACGGGAAGGCAGACGCCTGTGATGGCGGCCGCCTGATCGCTCGACAGGAAGAACACGGCATTTGCAATATCTTCAGAAGTCGCGATGCGTTGCAGCGCGTACCAGCGTTTGGCCTCTTCAAAGACATCAGGGTTGGCGGCGGCCCGCGCCTCCCAGGCCTGGGTGCGCACGGTACCCGGTGCGACCGCATTCGATCGGATACCATGTTTGCCATATTCGACGGCAATCAGCTTGGTGAGGTGAATAAGCCCGGCCTTGGCCGCGCTATAGGCCGGGTGACCGAAGACGGCCATGCCGTTGACCGAGGAGATGTTGACGAGCGAACCTTTGGACGCCTTGAGCGCCTCCTCAAACGCGCGGAAGCAGAGGAAGGGTGCTTCGAGATTGAGTGCACTGTCCTTGCGCCAGATCTCGCCATCGGTATCACCGAGGCTGACGGCCCGCGCCGCGCCGGCATTGTTGACCAGCGTATGCACGAGGCCATGGGTCGCGATGCGTGCGGCGGTCTCGGCAAGATCCTTTTCGTCCGTCACATCGCAGACGAGCGAGACGAAGCGAGCTTCATCATCGAGCTCGATCATCGCTTGTTCCAGCGCCTGACAATCCAGATCCAGCAGTACGACAACGTCGTGGCTGTCGGCAAGGCGTCTTGCGATCGCCCGACCGATATCTCCGGCAGCTCCGGTCACGACAGCAACCTTATGCGTCACGGCGGGTCTCCGACATCGATGCGGGCATGGTTCAGTCTCCGAGAAGTTGCCGGTCATCCCCACCATCGCGGTGCTCGACCAGCTGTTGTTTGATATGGCGCAGCGTCACCTGCGACTGCTTGCGATTGCGATAGGCAACCAGGCTTGCGATCACGTCGACGACGGCGAGATAGGCAAAGCGCGTCGAGGTCGGCCGGAAGATGTTTTCGCCCTCCGGAAGGTCGATGCCGATGACAAGTTCGGAGGCTTCCGCCACCAGGCTGTTGCTCTGGGTGAGCGCGATAGTCGTGATGCCGTTCTCGCGCGCGAGCCTGAAACACTTCACCAGCTCGGTATTGCGCCCCGAAAACGACGAGCCGATCAACACATCATTCGAGCGTGCAGCCGCTGTCAGCATCAGCTGCATATTATGGTCTGCTGAGGCGGTGACCCGCGAGCCGAGGCGAAAAAGACGGTTCTGCAATTCGCCCGAGATCATCGAGGAGTTGCCGCCGGAGCCAAAGGCATAGACCATCTCGGCTCGCGCAAGCCTGTCCGCGACCTTGTCAAGCATCACGGGGTCGAGCGCCCGATGCACCATGAACATGGCATTTTGCGCCTTGGTGATTACATCGGTCGCGACATCGGCCGGCTCGGTGCTCTGTGCTTCGGGATTGAGATAGCGCACGCCGACATAGGCAGTCCGCGCGAGGCTCACTTTGAAATCTGCGAAGTTGTGGCAGCCAAGACGACGGCAGAAGCGCGTGACCGTCGGCGGCGAGACCTCTGCTTTCTCGGCCAGTTCGATGATCGAGGCATTGACCGCGAAATCGAAGGAATTGAGCAGGATATCCGCGATGCGTTGCTCGGAGGCCGAAAACTGCCCTGCCTCTTCCTGAATGCGTGCGAAGATATCCAATGCCCTGCCCTCTCTCTTATTTCGAAGGCTTGAAGGCTACGCAGTCGATTTCGACCTTGCAATCGACCATCATCGAAGCCTGAACACAGGCGCGCGCCGGCGGGTGCTCGCCGAAATACTGCTGGTAGATCTTGTTGAAGGTCCAGAAATCGCGAGGGTCATCCAGCCACACGCCGCAGCGCACGACATGTTCAAGGCCGTAGCCGGCCTCGTCAAGAATGGCGATGACATTGGCGATCGTCTTGTGGGTCTGCTCGACGATGCCGCCCGGGATGATTTCCCCGTCTTCCATCGCCACCTGACCGGAAACATAGAGCCAGCCATCGGCCTCGACGGCGCGCGCAAACGGCAAACGCTGACCACCTGCACCCGCCTTTTCGGCCCCGTAACGCTTGATCGTCATGGATACCCCTTATGCAAATTATTTTCTTCGATCGTTGACAAGCGACCATAAAAAACCGATTTTGACCAGAGAAAATTGACATCCATGAAAAGAATTTAAAGACGGGGAAGAAATGCGCGACCCATTCCAGAATCCGTTTCCGGCCACGGACGAAGCCCGCCACGCCATTTGGGAGATGCTCGTCCCTCGCGACATCGATGCTTTTCTGGCCGCCGACTGGAGCATGGTCGCACATGATTTCGTCGAGGACGGCTTTATCGGCATCAGTGGCAATCGCGAGGAGGATGCGGACAAGTGGACGCTGGCCTTCCCCAATCTCACCGCCTATCGCGACGAATGGCTGAAGCAGGCCAAGGATTTTGCCGCCCAGAGCTACGGCGAGGATCCGCGCACCGCGATCTTCACCACGACGACACTCGAGGAGATCGAGATTTCCGGAGAGACGGCCCTCGTGCGCAAGAAGTTCGACGGTGGCATCAAGAAGGCCGACGGCACGCTCGATGTCATGCGCTGGCAGACACTCTATTATTGCCGACTGCATGAAGGCAGCTGGAAAATCTCCGGCTTTACCGGTTATCTGCCCAATCCGATGGGCAAGCGCTGAACCTGCCCTCGAACCCTCAAGACCCCGGAGGTCGGCCCTTGCGCATCTTCACCGCCGCGCTTGCAACGGAAACGAATACCTTCTCCCCGATCTGCATCGACCGGCGCGCCTTCGAGGATTCGCTCTATGCGCCTCCGGGTGAGCACCCCGCGACACCAACGCTTTGCACGGCGCCGATCACCGTCGGTCGCAAGGTCTGCGCCGAGAAGGGCTGGATGCTAATCGAGGGCACCGCAACCTGGGCGGACCCGGCGGGACTCGTCAATCGGCAGACCTATGAGAGCCTGCGCGACGAGATCCTCGACCAGTTGACGGCAGCACTGCCCGTTGATGCTGTCGTGCTCGGCCTGCATGGCGCCATGGTCGCCGACGGCTATCTCGACCCGGAAGGCGATCTCTTGACCCGGATCCGCGAGATCATCGGCCCGGACATCCTGCTCTGCGCCGAACTCGATCCGCATAGCCACCTGACGGCGAAGCGCGTCTCGGCCGCTGATTTCTTCGTCGTCTTCAAGGAATTCCCGCACACAGATTTCGTCGATCGCGCCGAAGATCTCTGGCGTATCGCGGTCAACACGCTGGAAGGCCGGGTGAAACCCGTTATGTCGGTCTTCGACTGCCGGATGATCGATATCTTTCCGACATCGCGCGAGCCGATGCGCAGCTTTGTTGACAGGCTTATGGCCATCGAGAAAATGGATGCAGAGGTTTTGTCGCTCTCTGTCATTCATGGTTTCATGGCGGGCGATGTGCCGGAGATGGGAACGAAGACAATAGCCGTGACCAACGGCCATCCGGAAAAGGGCGCCATGCTTGCCCGCGACCTCGGCCTCGAACTATTCGCCCGGCGCGGTACCTTCATGATGCCGCAGATCGACGAAAAGACGGCCCTCGACCAGGCGCTCGCCTATCCGCAAGGGCCCGTGGTCATTGCGGACATGTGGGACAATCCGGG
This DNA window, taken from Peteryoungia algae, encodes the following:
- a CDS encoding beta-N-acetylhexosaminidase encodes the protein MANEVQFRLENAWHPVEGDDCGAFVFTLVNLSDVALADFKLAYTSLTRLKDVQEPILENAVFLKRNANFHQFAPPAGFVLQPGASWTFRVGGLWRPAKHRTDGAKSAYITLSTGQHTAVAVADLMLGGGDSAPPPALLPKGKVSQPFAMLPWPASAELVPGEGFPVALYPTEGASLVELRAVENVLRLFCRLFAVGHAPLSLAPVHQGRAITLKSDEALGVSAYRLDFAGDGITLAYGDVAGLQYALTLLAQMLHGARTQPDTFRFPASGVVADKPRYGWRGCHLDVSRQFFPVADVKRLIDILAWFRMNTFHWHLSDDEAWRLEIKAFPQLTTLGVLRGPDEPLLPQLGNGAEPVGGFYAQDEVRDIVAHAAALQVEVVPEIDVPGHSTAMLVALPELVDGQEAPDSYRSVQGYPNNALNPAIEYTYEVLGKVFDEMVELFPSMLIHIGGDEVAANTWMASPLAKKLMEQEGIEGTFGLQSYFMKRIQKMLAERGRKLAGWDEVSHGGGVDPKGTVLMAWQKPEVGLELAEQGYDVVMTPGQAYYLDMVQDEAFQEPGASWAGTVPPKHTYAYEAVAEFPTELAARMRGVQACIWCEHFLTRDYFNHLVFPRLPAIAEAAWTPKENKDWLRFAATVRLSPRY
- a CDS encoding MurR/RpiR family transcriptional regulator yields the protein MDIFARIQEEAGQFSASEQRIADILLNSFDFAVNASIIELAEKAEVSPPTVTRFCRRLGCHNFADFKVSLARTAYVGVRYLNPEAQSTEPADVATDVITKAQNAMFMVHRALDPVMLDKVADRLARAEMVYAFGSGGNSSMISGELQNRLFRLGSRVTASADHNMQLMLTAAARSNDVLIGSSFSGRNTELVKCFRLARENGITTIALTQSNSLVAEASELVIGIDLPEGENIFRPTSTRFAYLAVVDVIASLVAYRNRKQSQVTLRHIKQQLVEHRDGGDDRQLLGD
- a CDS encoding RidA family protein translates to MTIKRYGAEKAGAGGQRLPFARAVEADGWLYVSGQVAMEDGEIIPGGIVEQTHKTIANVIAILDEAGYGLEHVVRCGVWLDDPRDFWTFNKIYQQYFGEHPPARACVQASMMVDCKVEIDCVAFKPSK
- a CDS encoding MFS transporter; translated protein: MLSSFSVVYRHKPIRVSAAAIFFFGFSGAATSPYMSLIGIRELGLSDAVYSVLIFLAAVVNVSASVTAGIVADRLGHFRSPMILAAVFGIVGFGLVYVVPTPVMFAIATLVLIPVFGTINSLIFANIRAVSTGMAVRELMAVNSAVRAILSASWVLVPGIVGALLIGQPSMLPAFLLASLASAVCLLLFVFGLDRQKPVQEGERQHYSFFRSIRQIGSASVLPRLLAISLISAMLHANGTVLPLIVAGKAGGTPADVGVIVGIVAFLEIIFILFWGWVEARTSILFAMVTAALIYCSYLVFLGLADRPVDVYLLTVVAGLGAAGIIAIPITYLQNLIADRAGLGSSLIAVNIFLSGGMASLMFALGTSISDYAGTAIIASIAGLVGVCLLWLLDGKSRKKAQG
- a CDS encoding M81 family metallopeptidase; the encoded protein is MTFRIAVGGIHTECSTSSPVLMQPEDFRVLRGPDLLAHEYFDFLDAEDVEHLPLLHARAVPGGPLARATYEGFKAEFLEQLKATLPIDGLYLAMHGAMNVEGMDDAEGDWISAARAVVGPDVPVAASYDLHGNVTQKIVDQLDIFAGYRTAPHIDVRETMVRAWSMLVRTLRTGEKPGVAWAPVPVLLPGERTSTEDEPARSLYLKLPEHDAVPGIWDANLMVGYVWADEPRGTACAVVTAVDKAAAEKVAAAIAQSYWDAREDFRFGPVTGPLAEMLDIAESTETRPIILADSGDNPTGGGVGDRADVLKALLTRSIDNVLIAGITDRPAIERCFTAGVGSRVTLMVGGSLDPASGPVEVEATVVFLDDPGSAADQQAVVRIGDITLVLAARRRPYHNIADFTRLGLDPTKVRLLVVKSGYLSPELSPVANPNLMALTDGVINQDIENLPSHRRHQPSYPFVKDFGYTAKVFFSTRFP
- a CDS encoding copper homeostasis protein CutC, giving the protein MTSQEKASAPLLEVCVDDIAGLQAAVSGGADRIELCSALGSGGLTPSRGFMAAAAQVPIPVFALIRPRAGGFVYSEAEVAVMEADIAAARDAGLAGVVIGATTADGALDQQVNRKLVDAAVGLDLTLHRAIDVVSDMERALDLAISLGFSRVLTSGGARHAEEGIDIIARLVKRSAGRISIMPGGGVRPENAARLLAIPGVTELHASCSGAYVGAGRLVELGFLSEMPRRTDAAIVRQLKAQINVRAS
- a CDS encoding M81 family metallopeptidase, with product MRIFTAALATETNTFSPICIDRRAFEDSLYAPPGEHPATPTLCTAPITVGRKVCAEKGWMLIEGTATWADPAGLVNRQTYESLRDEILDQLTAALPVDAVVLGLHGAMVADGYLDPEGDLLTRIREIIGPDILLCAELDPHSHLTAKRVSAADFFVVFKEFPHTDFVDRAEDLWRIAVNTLEGRVKPVMSVFDCRMIDIFPTSREPMRSFVDRLMAIEKMDAEVLSLSVIHGFMAGDVPEMGTKTIAVTNGHPEKGAMLARDLGLELFARRGTFMMPQIDEKTALDQALAYPQGPVVIADMWDNPGGGTAGDATVILAEMLARGVTNAAIGMIWDPIAVQICMAAGEGAEIPLRFGAKSAPGTGHPIDGLVKVVKVVPNAEMRFGDSIAPFGDAAHIRLDGIDIILSSVRVQSYDPSLFTALGIDPTSKHLLVIKSTNHFYAAFSQIASDILYCAAGTPYPNDPAKTAYRHVRRDIWPIMANPHDTPEGNEAA
- a CDS encoding SDR family oxidoreductase; amino-acid sequence: MTHKVAVVTGAAGDIGRAIARRLADSHDVVVLLDLDCQALEQAMIELDDEARFVSLVCDVTDEKDLAETAARIATHGLVHTLVNNAGAARAVSLGDTDGEIWRKDSALNLEAPFLCFRAFEEALKASKGSLVNISSVNGMAVFGHPAYSAAKAGLIHLTKLIAVEYGKHGIRSNAVAPGTVRTQAWEARAAANPDVFEEAKRWYALQRIATSEDIANAVFFLSSDQAAAITGVCLPVDCGLTAGQAELARTFSQSDNY
- a CDS encoding putative bifunctional diguanylate cyclase/phosphodiesterase — encoded protein: MTKHAFLSRAAGWVDLLKVPNGNPALTAAQFEAFSKQVPLLYFILATNMISLSWTHLGSAPDYLVVYLPAILTTLFALRSLIWLRGRNLQRTPQQAYRQLRATNLLSLPIAVFCTAWSISLIPYGDAHQQAHVAFFMAITVIGCIFCLMHLRSAALIVTVTVNLPFFVVMCLSGEPTFIATGVNVILVTMAMIMILVSHYRDFRQLHESRNVLMLQQQALQEQNKAMQALSDENLRLANLDSLTLLANRRSFFQMLETTFSRASAASGKLAVGVIDLDGFKPVNDLYGHSAGDKVLIEISNRLSTLADQRLSVYRLGGDEFGLLLQGDVEEADAMALGEKVCELIAERINIGSGMVQVTGSVGFALYPDVGQTGQEIYELADYALYTAKRHHRAGTVIFNAVQANELNRQKIVEEALVAADLEQELSLVFQPITCVDSHVSIGFEALARWESPRIGQVSPAEFIPVAEHNGRITLITRLLLERALEVSCLWPDDVYLSFNLSAHDLSSPENTLKIVSIVLKSGFDPRRINFEITETAVMHDFEQASASIQMLRELGAGISLDDFGTGYSSLNHVHKLPLTKIKIDGSFVRNIHTRRTSFNIVKSVLALCAEMELEAIVEGVETEEELRILENLGVRAVQGYYFGKPMVAAEAMKLLLAQRQARAS